From the Callospermophilus lateralis isolate mCalLat2 chromosome 10, mCalLat2.hap1, whole genome shotgun sequence genome, the window CTGTAATCTCAGCCACTTAGAATCCTGAAactagaaggatctcaagttctgaaccaacctcagcaacttagtgcccGAAAGATTTAGCAACACACTGTTTCTCAAAGGCTGACTTGGTTCATGACCCTaggatcaatccctggtataaaaaaaaaatagtatcaaGTAAAGCcacttatactttttttttttttttctggggagaGGGGAGAAGGACAAAGAAgttttgctttgctagcaaaggaggggactcctgtcccagaggctgtgattgtgTACATTTCGTCTTCAAAACCagttgaagggctggggatgtgactcaagcagtagcacgcttgcctggcatgtgtgcggcccgggttccatcctcagcaccacttaaaaagatgctgtgtctgccaaaaactaaaaaaaaataaatattaaaattctctctctcaaaaaaaaaaaaaaagttgaagccagcctcagcaatttagtaagatcttagtggtggagtgccccttggTTCAACCTGAACCacatataaacattaaaaaaaagcataGCCCAACCTTGGTCACTTTGGAGACTCAGATGGGGTACAACAGTACCCCATTTTATTGTCAAGAGTCATGGGTGCAGCCTGGGACATGTCCTCTCTGTTATATGGAGCATGGATGTCAGGTGGGTTCTTTGTCTTGTGAATTCAAGGAACGAAATTCATGATTGTGAGAATGAAAGTGAAGTAACAGGGTTTAATTAAGAGTAATAGGCGCCATGTCCTGCTGGGAAGGTGGCAAGAAGCAGCCCCTGAAACAACCTAAGAAGCAGGCCAAGGAGATGGATGAGATAAGGCTTTCAGACAAACAAAAAAGGAGCAGAAGAAACTTTAGAAGCTAAAAGTGCGGGAAAGGGCCCCCTGGCCACAAGTGGAATTAAGAAATCCGGCAAAAAGTAAGCTGATTCTTGTGCTTGAAATGATGGTGACCAATGATTCCATTTCTATGTAGACATCAGGATCCCTGCTGTAACATCTTTTGTCACCTATAGCTAGAAATAAGTGTTGTGTTGGGATTATTTGTAAatttaataaacttttttttaatgagaatttttttttaatatttattttttagttttaggtgaacacaatatctttattttgtttcaatgtggtgctgagaatctaacccagtgcctcacgcatgctaagcgagcgtgctaccacttgagccacatccccagccccaagagagaattttttaatatttattttttagtttttggtggcacaacatctttattttatttttatgtgatactgaggatcgaacccagcacccagcacatgctaggtgagtgtactaccgcttgagccatatccccagcccaaaaacaataatctctctctctctctctctctctctctctctctctctctctctctctctcacacacacacacacacacacacacacacacagtaatagAGCTCCTGAGGGAGGGATCCCAAGTGAAGGGTATTTGTTGGTGTTTTATGGGCCTAGATCTGTTCCTATTGGTAACTGGTGGGATATAAGATTCAGAAAGAGGgccaatcaacatattttgtcatctTCAGAAAAATTTGGAGAAAAGTGATTTCTAATCCTTCATTAGCACAAGGGTGGGGGTGAGGGCCTGTTGGCAAAAGAGAAAGTACCTTTTGCAATTGTTTGTGTCTAGGGGCTGTTCTCACAGCTGGGACCAGCTGTCATGGGAAGCTTGATCCCCCAGTCTTCTCTCTACTTTTCCTGGCTGCCTATGGGTGATTTGTCTCACTACCCCTGAAGTAGAGTTACATAGGTGGCTAAGAAAGGCTGGAGGTAGCATTTGAACCCAGGTGGTCCATGTCAACCTCaggaagttttttcagtgccaggtgGTAGCACTTAAACCTAGTTTATTTAGAATATCCAACCAAGAATGTATGCTAGCTCTGTGGGTAGCCACCTGCCCGGTGCCAGGGAGTAAAATGCAGGGAAGTAGGAGCAGGTTTTGTGTGCTGAAGGTGGCTGATGACTTGCAAAGCAAGACCTCTGTCCAAATGCCCCAGATAGGTGGTGTAGTGAAAATAATCGGCTCCAATTGAGGGTGAGAGAAAGGCCAGACCCCCAACCTCAAGAAACTCCAGGTCAGGGGCTTCAGCTAGACATCACTGAGTTGACTCCATCTCCAAGCTCCAGTTAGGCCACCCTATTGAAGTGGAGCTTCAGATTGTGCATCTTTAGTGTGACCTATGTCCCAAGGGCTACCCTGGGGGTTCAGTGAAGCAGAATCCTTGGTCTTTGGAACTGAGCAGGGGTCATTACTGTTGATAATCTGCAGACTTCCTTTCTGACCACAGCTATGTACTTAAAGTCATCCCTCTCTCCTCTGTCCCATGGTCATGGAGGCAGGACAGGTCAATCAGGGAAAGGAGTAAGCTCAGCTTTTAGGGCCATAGCTAAGCCTGGGGCACTACCATGACTTTAAGAAAAACCCTAGTATAGTATAAATATATGGGAACAAGCCACCAAAGGTAGAAGGTGCCAAGAGACCAAAGAAAAAGGCAACCAGGTTTGCATAAAATGCAATTTATTAGAGTTAAGGAAAGAAGCAGGTCTTGGGCAGCAACAGGAGGATCCCTgcaccctgaggcaggaggaaggggttTATATGTCAAACTAAATAAAGGTAGCCCACACCCACAGTCAACTGGGATCTGCCTGGGTTTTCtcaaaaagaaggaggagaaaaagcAACAAAAACTAATATGTCAAATGTCAGTTAAGCTAGCTGACTACCTTAATGACTTGATAtatcttataggttttggagtaTACAGCAGGGTTACCAGGCAGGCAAATGGTTATAATCAAGATGGCTTTAGTTATATCAAATGGGATCCTGACAAGGGCTGACAGATTGAAACTCAACTCCTGGGCCCCTCTGCACACACACTGATTCATGATCACTGGCCAGTCTGCTGGATCTATCAGGGCCCTACTCCCAACACAAGAGTCAGTGGGTTTTGACCAaacagaacaacaaaaaaaagggtGCTCAAACCTTGCAAGCTGTCTCTGCCTACCCACATCTGGCAGTGGCCCATCTGGTCCCATTCTGGTCCCAGAATCCTGAGTATATCCCCACAAAGCCAGGTGTAGTTCCCTGAGATGCTAATCTTGGTATGCTCCTTtatggtattggagattgaaccaggggtgttCTATGTCATAACTACATCCCCaggctttgtttgtttgtttgttcttttgaAATGGTCTTGCtaagcctggcctcaaacttgagatcctcctaccttggcctcctgagttacCAGCATTACACTTATGCCCTTTTGATGGGAACAGTATCCCTGACCTCACAGTCAGAATATGGTGGCCACTGAACTAGGGCCCCTTGTTGCTAGGCAGATGTGGCTGGGACAGTGTGTTATGTCATGAGGGCACAGAGCCaagctgtttcctcatctgtgaaattggGTTGGTAACAGCATGTCCCCAGAGTAATGACTCCCTTCTCCATGAATGTGTGCAGTGTTAGCAGTTCAGGGGCTGCCTTTGTCCACACAGGCTACATTACTGGTCAGGGGAAGAGGAGGTCCTTGGCACTGGTTGGGATGAAAGCTCTGGGGCAGGATGGAGGGTATGGGGCTCAGTTTTCATTGGGCAGGGCAGGCACACTGGCCAGAACAGATAGCAAGTGTGTGTATATGTCAATCCCACGAAGGAACACGGTCTCATGCAACCGCTCATCATGGTCATGCAGCAGCACAGGTGTGCGGTTCATGGGTGAGAAGCCCAGAGCTGGGATCCCCATCTGAAGGAGCAAGAAGGAGCTGTTAGGGGGAAGCCAGCATCCAGGCCAGCCCCCTGCCCATCCCCCAGTGCAATCAGCTCACCGCACGgagatagcggctatcagtggcaGCAGGGAAGATCTCTGGCTCTAGAGTGAGGTTCCTGCAGAGGGAAGAGCCTGATGAATAAAGGGGGACAGAGGAGATGGCAAGGGAAGAATTCAAGGGGTAAAGGAAGGCAGGGAGAAAAGCAGGGGAGGAGTAGCAAGAAGGAGAGGAGCAGGTTGCTGGGTTGGGTGAGGGCTGGTGGGTATGCTTACATGTCCTTGCAGACCCGGTTAAAAGCCACCCACCAGGGGTTTGTATCGTCAATAGGTGTCACTCGGGGCTTCATCCACCTCtaagggaggggaaggaaagcAGGATCAGGACAGAGGCCTGGGCATCTTGCCCTGTTTCTAAGAGTAAGCCATGTCTGGCACAGAGCACAACTCTTTCCATCTACCAGAGACATCCAGGAGGCCAGTGCAGCCACAGGCCCTCTTCCAGGACCTCAAATGCCCTAGGTCTGGGACCTTTCCACAACGTCCATCCACTTACCTTCTGACTATCCTTCAGAGCCTAGCCCAAGTGCCCCTTCCTTAAGACAGCTCCCCTAGACTAATGGTCTAATGCCATATTAAATGTTCTAAGTTACCCCCTTTTCCTGGATCAAATGTGTACACACTCATATCAAAGCAATATTAAGTAAATATTTGACTTATGTCTATCTCTCCCCTTCATGTTCTAAGGACCATGAAGGCAAGCAATAAGCCTAATTTTTTTCCACTGTATTTCCCAGCACCCACAATGGCCTTTACATCCAACGCTCATTGAATGATAAAATGTCTCTTGTGGCTAAAGAAATGCCTGAATATATGTAGACACACCAAGCATACACTCCTACACTCACACATTTGGTAGCCCAGTTGTCCCCAGCCCCCAGACTACCCCATCATGGATAGGTCCCAAGGTGATACCTGAGCAAACTCGAAGGTGACACCCTCGCCAGCTGCCTGGCACCAGCTCTGCAGCTGCTTCTCGAAAGCCTGAGAGAAGGGAAGCAAGCTGATTTCTTAGGCTTTCTCTGAGCCTCTAGGGCACGATTAAAGATATGATTAAAGATGCAGGTTCTCTCCCTCTAACCCAGGCAGAGTCAGCACCTGCAGGTCCACATCCGGTGCCAAGCGGAAGTCAAAGCTGGCGCTCATAGTGGCGGGTACCACATTATAAGCCACACCACCCTCTAGCTTAGTCAGGTTCACACAGGTTACGGCCCCCTCCTTCAGATGAGGGTTTGACTGCAGCCTTTATTTGGGGgggaaacagataaaagaaagtgGCTCAGCCTCCCTCTCCTCTTGCACTGTCCCCCAAGGGCCACCTCCACCCCACCTCATTGCCAGGCTGCCTTACCTCTGCCTTTCCTTCTCCCGGAATGCCAAGATGGAGCTCACAACTTTGTGCTAGAAGAGCGTGAAGTGAGATGTGAGAGTGGCCCCAGGATGGAACCTCCCAAACACCCAGATTCTCCAAGGACCATGTACCAGCTTCTCTGCTGCTGTGTCCTCAATGAAGCGTGACCCATGGCCTGGCCTGCCAGAGCTGGTAAACCGCACCCCTGGGGAGATGTAGAGGGAAGAGAATATTTCCAGCACATGAGAGGGCTGGAGATGCAGTCATCCCAGGTATCCCCCTTATTCCAAGCACCTCTGTCAGGACCCTGACCTGCTTGGAATCACAGCATACAGCTATTCCTGCATATAGTCAGAACTTGCCCTCAGAAGCTCAGGAAAGAGGAGACTAGGCAGGAAGAGGTGAGAGGCAAAGGCTCTGGCTTCAAGGCCTATTCAGGACTCAACGGGATTTGTGATCCTTTGTAGGCTGATGCTCTTTTTGATCACCCACATATATAGCAAACCCTCCCTCCAAGCCCACCCATACTCACACCAGAGGCTCCGCTCACTAtaaaagacagtgaaggcatcagtGGGGTTAGCCAGGCCTGAAGGGGAAAAGGAGGTTCAGAGAATGGAGTGACTCAGCCCCCACTAGCAGCCTCCATACCCCCATCCTGGCTGATCAGAGACTTAGCAACCTACTCACCCTCATCCAGGGCAAATCCCACCCTCAGGGCCTGGAACTCAGGCCGCTGTACGAGCAGCTCCATGCCTTTGTGACCTccgatttcctcatctgtaaaagcaCAGGGACTTGTGATAAGGGGGCTGCTCCCTGACACTCCCCTTCAACCCCAAAGCTGCCCTCCTTTATAAGCCACTCCTACCAGGTACAAAGGTCATGTGGATGGTTCTAGGAAAACGGTGGCCCTCAACCTTCAGCCTTCTCACAGCTTCCAGGTACCTGAGGGGGCACAAGCCAAGTGTTGCAGGAGCTACAGATGCTTATTAGAATGGCCCAGCAGGCAGGGCCAAGCTGGGCTAGCAAGGTGCAGTCCTACCCTGCCATGATCTAGCAAGGGCTCCAGAAAGTCCCTGCCCATCTCCGAACCTCAGTCTTCCCATCTATTCAATGGTCATGGAAATAATTTTGCCCAAGCTAGGGGTCAAGATGACTCTTAGCACTGAAGTTCTCCAATCACATTCCTGCGTCAGGCTATTGGTCCAGTGAGGACACTGCAGGGGACTGGGAATAAAAGATACTCACTGGATGCTGACACTCTTCATGTCTTGGGTGCCCCTGGCATAGATGTAGCCCTCAGAATCTTTGAAGGCCTCAAAGGGGTCATGACTCCAATGTTCCTAGGGATAGGGATGGGAAAAAGAGGTGACAGAAAGGGTGGTAAGGAGTACAAAAGAGTACTGAAGAAGGTGGCTGATCACCATCCGGCAGAGAATCAATGCTGGACAAAGATTACTGAGTGGAGAAATGGCATACAGATGTTAAGAGTTAGTGCTGGGACCAGCAGCATGGATTTCTGAGGTCTACATCCTGTGAGTCCTCTAGGTATGCATGTACCCCTCCACACATACCTTGAAGACAGGTACTACATCCATATGGGAGTTGAGCAAGATGGAGGAGAGTGTAGGGTTGGTGCCTGGCCAAGTCAGTACAGGGATCACATAGCCAGGTGTCACCTAGAAACAGTCAAAAGAGAAGTTGGTCTAGTCAGGGTGAGGAGGTGCCccaggcccattgcccctctccaCCCAGGGCTCCAGGCTTACCTCCACTTTCTGACAGCTCAGGCCTAGCTGGTGGGCTCTCTCCTCAAAAAAGGCCACAGCAGTgcctgggggtacagagaattttGGGGCTGTTTCTGCCTACCCATGGCTCCCACCAGTCCaagcagccaaaaaaaaaaaaaaaaaaaaaaagatccagagATGGGCTTCTGCTCCCCATCACAATTTCATAACCCTCAGAGACACCTGCATTTCTATCCCCAAGGAAAAAGATATTTTTGGCCAGTGTGCAACTTTGTGGAAGACAAGGGTAAAGTCCAGGATTGGAAGCAGGTGTTTTTCTTTGTATgtatgtgatactggggattgaactcaggatccttgctcatgctaggcaaatgctctaccactgagccacatccctagcccttttaaaattttatttttagacagggtggcctggaacttgcaatcctcctgcctaagcttcctgaggagctaggattacaggtgtgcgccaccatgtccagccgcaggtgttattcttctttaaaagatGAGGAAATTATGGCCCAGAGACTTGAAAAGATTCACCCAACATCTCTCAGCTGACAAACTATTGAGCAAAAATTTGGACCCATGTACACAATCCCAGCTACCAAGCTTGATTCCTGAGGGCCTTTATCCAGCCCCAATAAGCTCCTTGAAGGGCCTCTCCCCAACCACTCCTGCTCTGGGAAGTTGTTCCCTAACCAGTTGCTAGGAGTAACATTTGGAGCAACACAGCTTTTGGGAAAAGGGCGGTCAACAGTAGAAGTGACATCTCATCTATTGACACAGGGAatgacagagttggaggtggttagAGCACAGGCCCTGGGACCACCGTGTTCTCACCATAGTCGGGATTAGGGTGGACAGTGCGGATGCGCAGGTACTGGCGGAACAGCGTCACAGATGGGTGCTCAGACTCAGGATCCTTGCTGGCCATGGCTCCGATCGTGGTAAGCTGAGGGCAAAGTGAATGGAGAACTGACCCTACCTGCACAAAGGGCTTCCCCACCGAGGCTCCCCGGAAGTTCTAAGGGAGAGGACACCTTATTTTGGAGGCCCTCTTCTGTTTAGACGCTGTGCTGCCCGCTTTCAACGCTTATTCTTATTTAATTCCCCAAAGAGCTCCAGGAATTCTGTGTCTCTCAATGCTCACTTTATAGAGAAGAAAGCTGAGGCTCACAGAGGTTCGGGGACAGCCAGAGAGTTGCTGAGCCAGGTTTGAAGATGGACTTTGTTCCCCACGCCCTCCTCAAGAACCCCAAACACCTCTAGCCCTAGCCaagacccccccccccaccaccacctttcTTTTTCCTAGTCTTGGGCCCGCGTTCGCCTTTCAGCTCCCGCTGCGAAATGTGGCGGGGACTCCGGGTCCAGCGAGGTCCCGAGATCAAAACTGCCCTAATCCGCTCACCACTTGGCCCAAAGCCCGGTCGCGGGGCGGATACCGCAGATTGCAAGTAACAACCTTCCCACTCCCTGCGGCAGTGTAGGCGCCTAGGTCCGGGTCCTCCACCGAGCAGGACCTCCACTGAGTTATTGGAGGCTTGAATCCAGGATCCCGCCCCCTGGGCAGCTCTGGCCGCCGCCAGCTCCTCCCCACAGGCGGCACGTTGGGGGCTGGCTCCACCCCGAGAAGGTTCCGCCCCCAGAGGACACCTCCTTCCCCTCCAGCCTCCAGAGGAGGCCCTAGGAGAAGTGGGCGGTCCCTGACGCTAAAAGTGGCCGCTGCGGTGTTGAGTAAGAAGTGGCTCTCAGGGCGCAGGGCTGCAAAGGCCTGGCCTGTTTCCCCACCCCCTTCCGCAAGACTTCAACCGCTCTCCTTTTCGTGCTTTAGCGGATCAAGAAGATTCTCCCGTGCCTCATCTCCATGTTTAGTAAGGTTATTGGTTAATATCTACCTGTTCCACACTGTGACCTCCAGGAAGCTGGTCCACGTGTCCGCAGGATTCTGACCCTGGTCAGGCACAGAACAACTGTCCAGATACCAGGAATGAAGGATACATGACATTGTTGGGAATATGTGTGACTGTGTGAATGTGCCACGGTGTGGGCAAACCTGTGTATCAGTGGACATGACCATATGTGTGACAATATGAatgtgagtgagtgagtgtgatGGGATGTCACTGAAAAAGATGCAATCCTGACGCCATATGACAGTGAGACTTGGGGGAAACATCACACTCTTGGCTGTCCCTGTGCCAAACTGGCTCTTCTTCACCCACCAGAgatggagaaacagacatagaggtACCCTTGGCCACCTGCATGTGCACACTTGTGTAAGTGGCTGCTCTTTGCACTCTCAACCAGTTCTGCTCTCTGCTCCAGTGGCTGAGTCAGCTTGGCAGCCCACAGGAGTGGAAAACTTCAACCCCTGGACCAAGAAAGCAGTCTGGAAGGGTAAGGGAACGGCCCATCCCATCCTTCCTGGGGTTGAAGTCTCTGGATGTTCACCCACACATAACAAAGGAGCAAACAGGCTTGTGATTCAATAACAATGCTGTTTTAATTCTTAAACCAGTTTCCCCATACTTCTGTCTACACACTCTACATTCCAAACTCAGCTCAGCTACCCAGACCTTGGATTTCCCACCAATCTCAGTGGTCATACAGCAGCATTAATATGCACCCCTGCTTTCCCCATCTCCACATGACCAAATGCTTTACTTACCAGACACATTCAATCCTACAACTTCCCTCCGATCTAGATGTTACCATCATGTCTGTTTAACAGATGACTAAACTAAGGCATACAGAAGTAAGTCATACAGTGAGGAAGTGGCTCACTCTTGGATCCACAGGGTTCTGGAACACCACCCCCCAACCCCAGCATCCGCCCCTAAACAGTCCCAAACTTGCCTCCCACCCCACCTCTCTGGAAGCACACCAGGAAAGAGAGCCTGTTACTCTCTAGGCAAAACAAATATGCTTTTCTTTATTGTGCCTGTGAAGTGAAATGAGACGTTCTGGCTGGGCCTGCCCCTTGGACCTGGCTGGGCCTGCATCCCTGGTGGGGAGAGAGTGGTGGTCCAGACCCTCCTAGCACAGGACAGGCCTAGG encodes:
- the Acy1 gene encoding aminoacylase-1 encodes the protein MASKDPESEHPSVTLFRQYLRIRTVHPNPDYGTAVAFFEERAHQLGLSCQKVEVTPGYVIPVLTWPGTNPTLSSILLNSHMDVVPVFKEHWSHDPFEAFKDSEGYIYARGTQDMKSVSIQYLEAVRRLKVEGHRFPRTIHMTFVPDEEIGGHKGMELLVQRPEFQALRVGFALDEGLANPTDAFTVFYSERSLWWVRFTSSGRPGHGSRFIEDTAAEKLHKVVSSILAFREKERQRLQSNPHLKEGAVTCVNLTKLEGGVAYNVVPATMSASFDFRLAPDVDLQAFEKQLQSWCQAAGEGVTFEFAQRWMKPRVTPIDDTNPWWVAFNRVCKDMNLTLEPEIFPAATDSRYLRAMGIPALGFSPMNRTPVLLHDHDERLHETVFLRGIDIYTHLLSVLASVPALPNEN